A single Curtobacterium sp. MCJR17_020 DNA region contains:
- a CDS encoding PIG-L family deacetylase, with product MPRTEHRTTRAPRRTWRTRAASAAAVLGVLAVVAVIAGPGGAMSADARGRKTPPPSAPTSTPTPTPTPTPSSTPTGGTAAANADCSAGRVLTMVAHADDDLLFSGTELRADIDAAKCVRSVIVTAGDAGKPAWYWQARENGLMASYASIAGVSSNWTAGQISVAGHTLRTATLATAPRLSLVFLELPDGNIDGSGFAATGGESLEKLYEGQISTIHTVTGAAQPTSFSLTDLRATFSGLVTGYAPTEIHTLDHGGTYGDGDHSDHHTVAYLADQAQSAYTATHTFTGYLGYPIADRPSNLSSAQTAAKAAAFFAYAAYDGETCGSTSACASRPEGSWLSRQYAVGSSAQPPTDPPTSQGTDVTAGATVTASAENPADGQTAVKAVDGVVSGYPDAPTAEWAAPGGRAGTWIQLNWSAGTTLHEIDLADRPNSDDQVTGGTLTFSDGTSVAVPSLDNGGVVQRVAFSARQVTWVRFTVGSVSGTTRNVGLAEIRAFRPADTTPTPTPTPTPTPTPTPTPTPTPTPTPTLSDVTGSATPTAAWDDQSTGQTVAKAVDGVVSGYPDNPTAEWVAPWGRTGVWIQLDWAASQHLGRIVLHDRPNSSDQVTSGTLTFSDGSQVAVGTLPNGGDALTVDFTPRDVTWVRFTVTGVSNSTGNVGLSEIRAWTTG from the coding sequence ATGCCACGAACTGAACACCGCACGACCCGGGCCCCCCGGCGGACGTGGCGCACGCGCGCCGCGTCCGCCGCGGCGGTCCTGGGGGTCCTTGCGGTCGTCGCCGTCATCGCCGGACCCGGCGGTGCGATGTCCGCCGACGCACGAGGCCGGAAGACACCGCCGCCGAGCGCCCCGACCAGCACGCCCACGCCCACGCCCACGCCCACGCCGAGCAGCACACCGACGGGTGGCACGGCCGCCGCGAACGCCGACTGCAGCGCCGGTCGGGTCCTCACGATGGTGGCGCACGCCGACGACGACCTGCTGTTCTCCGGTACCGAGCTCCGCGCCGACATCGACGCCGCCAAGTGCGTCCGCTCGGTCATCGTCACCGCCGGTGACGCCGGCAAGCCCGCCTGGTACTGGCAGGCCCGTGAGAACGGGTTGATGGCGTCGTACGCGTCGATCGCCGGTGTCTCCTCGAACTGGACAGCCGGGCAGATCTCGGTCGCCGGCCACACGCTCCGCACGGCGACCCTGGCGACGGCCCCGCGGCTCAGCCTGGTGTTCCTCGAGCTGCCGGACGGCAACATCGACGGCTCCGGCTTCGCGGCCACGGGCGGCGAGAGCCTGGAGAAGCTCTACGAGGGCCAGATCAGCACGATCCACACCGTCACCGGGGCAGCCCAACCGACCTCCTTCTCGCTGACCGACCTCCGCGCGACGTTCTCCGGGCTCGTCACCGGGTACGCGCCGACCGAGATCCACACGCTCGACCACGGCGGCACGTACGGCGACGGCGACCACAGCGACCACCACACCGTCGCGTACCTCGCCGACCAGGCGCAGTCCGCGTACACGGCGACGCACACGTTCACGGGCTACCTCGGGTACCCGATCGCGGACCGCCCGTCGAACCTGAGTTCCGCGCAGACGGCCGCGAAGGCCGCCGCCTTCTTCGCGTACGCCGCGTACGACGGTGAGACCTGCGGTTCCACCTCCGCCTGCGCGTCGCGCCCGGAGGGCTCCTGGCTGAGCCGGCAGTACGCCGTCGGCTCGTCGGCCCAGCCCCCGACGGACCCGCCGACCTCGCAGGGCACCGACGTCACCGCCGGCGCGACCGTCACCGCGAGCGCGGAGAACCCGGCCGACGGCCAGACCGCCGTGAAGGCCGTCGACGGCGTCGTGAGCGGCTACCCGGACGCCCCGACGGCCGAGTGGGCGGCGCCCGGTGGCCGGGCGGGCACGTGGATCCAGCTGAACTGGTCCGCCGGCACGACCCTGCACGAGATCGACCTGGCCGACCGGCCGAACAGCGACGACCAGGTGACCGGCGGCACGCTGACGTTCTCCGACGGCACCAGCGTCGCCGTCCCGTCGCTCGACAACGGGGGAGTCGTGCAGCGCGTCGCGTTCAGCGCCCGACAGGTCACCTGGGTGCGGTTCACGGTCGGTTCCGTGAGCGGCACGACCAGGAACGTCGGCCTCGCCGAGATCCGGGCGTTCCGGCCGGCGGACACCACGCCGACGCCGACGCCGACGCCGACACCGACACCGACGCCCACGCCCACGCCGACGCCGACCCCCACCCCGACGCCGACGCTGTCGGACGTCACCGGTTCGGCCACCCCGACCGCCGCGTGGGACGACCAGTCCACCGGGCAGACCGTCGCGAAGGCCGTCGACGGCGTCGTGTCGGGCTACCCCGACAACCCGACGGCCGAGTGGGTCGCCCCGTGGGGCCGGACGGGGGTGTGGATCCAGCTGGACTGGGCCGCCTCGCAGCACCTCGGTCGGATCGTCCTGCACGACCGCCCGAACAGCTCGGACCAGGTCACCAGCGGCACCCTGACGTTCTCGGACGGCAGCCAGGTCGCGGTCGGCACCCTGCCGAACGGCGGCGACGCCCTGACGGTCGACTTCACCCCGCGTGACGTCACCTGGGTGCGGTTCACGGTGACGGGCGTCTCGAACAGTACGGGCAACGTGGGACTCTCCGAGATCCGCGCGTGGACGACCGGGTGA
- a CDS encoding glycosyltransferase → MTRATLAMVISPIVTGPLSPTWDGALWVGEVDRADVHASSHRDVVALEGAAGYRRARLLVRDHGEPLGFVEADITERRRIGGTIDVRTLQRAIRPMPVPERRPAAGLVLPSVTVVLCTDGAAGTTMRSVLANEYPDFDVVVVSHGADDSGTATVEIGGRHVTTIAAPTGGLAAARNAGLLAASGEVVAFVAEGAVVDGDWVAALAAAFAADPDVACVTGLVPSAELRTPAQRWHDDRTAAGRTVRRRVFRLDDTDDAPPHHPFAAAAYGTGDNLAVHRATALRIGGFDTAFGPGTRVGAGDDLDLFTRLLFAGSAIAVEPAAIAWQRSADDVASLRAAAAAHGHGLGAWMTKNAIDRESLTASVDAAPEALSAFARLGLEQGDRATDIAGDQTGDADRVPDAVDAEFAATQRRLRGVEQRSVLTAPFLALVERLRGGGTIDRNDRGRHELRHGLASAGPARPLAVDAMSPIARLTAAAIVVLTLLVAGVAAIAGLPVLRGSAIGVYLFALLGVAPLLLVRPMPLARFSVFAVTASLVGTIGIGYTMATFQLWNPTVPFVGVVVLTAVALAIAVPRDVAELQRARLEPAAEGATARRWTTTNTVTAGSVVGLLVIVVVALTHIGDPVPDGLFGSLGPGLVIGLAIVVAAAVVALVRGRGLAIPVVVLGGSIQLAQAITYGMPTVMAAARHIGVLEYIRRWGSTNPAADIFQTWSGLFAGGAWVADVGGIDNAMTIAAWVPVLLAFSTTIAVGVLAANWLPGNRRPWIAAFLTAMTGSLNTTYFSPQSVGILMSLVILVLAVGPLRRTAVTAVDGVRSTILRARRVGLSRIIAITLIGIVLVVTHQISPYLTVAALVTLIVFRLLRPWWLPVVVLVPAVGFALLNDDILGKFLSLGAVGKVLDNVQPPSHDMTVLPKPLVTRLAFDIPAAALVVLGLVAVITVLMRRDRVHWGLLATAASPISLLVATNYGQEGIFRVVLFATPWIAILAAGLPMPSGRLAPVGRLVTRAVRPTAVKVVIAAVAVAAMVGIGAFGQTALDWNRVPTRSQSAATQFYDATAPKGSMMLLTGSANAVPSNTGARYFDVGALSREVLGAYPEPEGYDAEADVSTMTRQLVLDWPATKYYALVAEPFGAYDERYGYQTDADYQELAAAMADSPYWQRVFGSGTTAVYELTPAGLAHATN, encoded by the coding sequence GTGACCCGCGCGACCCTGGCGATGGTCATCTCGCCGATCGTGACCGGGCCGCTGTCCCCGACGTGGGACGGCGCCCTGTGGGTCGGCGAGGTGGACCGCGCCGACGTGCACGCGTCCAGCCACCGCGACGTGGTCGCACTCGAGGGCGCCGCGGGCTACCGGCGCGCTCGACTGCTCGTCCGCGACCACGGCGAGCCGCTCGGCTTCGTCGAGGCGGACATCACCGAGCGTCGCCGCATCGGCGGGACGATCGACGTCCGCACCCTCCAGCGCGCGATCCGGCCGATGCCGGTGCCCGAGCGTCGGCCGGCAGCAGGTCTGGTGCTGCCGTCCGTCACCGTGGTGCTCTGCACGGACGGGGCCGCTGGCACCACCATGCGGTCGGTGCTCGCCAACGAGTACCCCGACTTCGACGTCGTGGTCGTCTCGCACGGCGCCGACGACAGCGGCACCGCGACGGTCGAGATCGGCGGTCGGCACGTCACCACGATCGCCGCGCCGACCGGTGGCCTCGCGGCCGCCCGCAACGCCGGACTCCTCGCCGCGAGCGGCGAGGTCGTCGCGTTCGTCGCCGAGGGCGCCGTCGTGGACGGCGACTGGGTCGCCGCGTTGGCCGCCGCGTTCGCCGCGGACCCCGACGTCGCCTGCGTCACCGGGCTCGTCCCCAGCGCCGAACTGCGCACCCCCGCGCAGCGCTGGCACGACGACCGCACCGCGGCCGGCCGAACCGTTCGCCGTCGGGTGTTCCGCCTCGACGACACCGACGACGCGCCCCCGCACCACCCCTTCGCCGCCGCTGCCTACGGCACCGGTGACAACCTCGCCGTGCACCGCGCGACCGCGCTCCGGATCGGCGGCTTCGACACCGCCTTCGGACCGGGCACACGCGTCGGTGCCGGCGACGACCTCGACCTCTTCACACGACTGCTGTTCGCCGGATCCGCGATCGCCGTCGAACCGGCCGCCATCGCGTGGCAGCGATCGGCGGACGACGTCGCGTCGCTCCGCGCCGCTGCAGCCGCGCACGGCCACGGACTCGGAGCCTGGATGACCAAGAACGCCATCGACCGCGAGTCGCTCACCGCATCGGTGGACGCAGCGCCCGAGGCGCTCAGCGCCTTCGCACGACTCGGCCTCGAGCAGGGCGACCGTGCGACGGACATCGCCGGCGACCAGACCGGTGACGCGGATCGCGTGCCCGACGCGGTCGACGCCGAGTTCGCCGCCACCCAGCGGCGGCTGCGCGGGGTCGAGCAGCGCTCGGTCCTGACGGCGCCGTTCCTGGCGCTCGTCGAACGCCTGCGTGGCGGCGGCACGATCGACCGCAACGACCGTGGTCGCCACGAGCTCCGGCACGGCCTGGCCTCGGCCGGTCCCGCCCGCCCGCTCGCGGTGGACGCGATGAGCCCGATCGCACGACTCACCGCAGCGGCGATCGTCGTCCTGACACTCCTCGTCGCCGGGGTCGCCGCGATCGCCGGGCTCCCGGTGCTGCGGGGGAGCGCGATCGGCGTGTACCTGTTCGCGCTGCTCGGCGTCGCACCCCTCCTGCTCGTCCGCCCGATGCCGCTGGCACGCTTCAGCGTCTTCGCGGTCACGGCATCGCTCGTCGGCACGATCGGCATCGGCTACACGATGGCGACGTTCCAGCTCTGGAACCCGACGGTGCCGTTCGTCGGGGTCGTCGTGCTCACCGCCGTCGCCCTCGCGATCGCCGTGCCGCGTGACGTCGCCGAACTGCAGCGCGCCCGCCTCGAGCCGGCCGCCGAGGGCGCCACGGCCCGTCGCTGGACCACCACCAACACCGTCACCGCCGGCTCGGTCGTCGGGCTGCTCGTCATCGTCGTCGTCGCGCTCACGCACATCGGCGACCCGGTGCCGGACGGGCTGTTCGGGTCGCTCGGCCCGGGCCTGGTCATCGGACTGGCGATCGTCGTCGCCGCTGCCGTCGTCGCCCTGGTGCGCGGTCGCGGACTCGCGATCCCGGTCGTCGTGCTCGGCGGGTCGATCCAGCTCGCACAGGCCATCACCTACGGCATGCCCACCGTGATGGCGGCCGCCCGCCACATCGGCGTGCTCGAGTACATCCGCCGCTGGGGTTCGACGAACCCGGCCGCCGACATCTTCCAGACGTGGTCCGGCCTGTTCGCCGGCGGCGCCTGGGTCGCGGACGTCGGCGGGATCGACAACGCGATGACCATCGCCGCGTGGGTCCCCGTCCTGCTGGCCTTCAGCACGACGATCGCCGTCGGGGTCCTGGCCGCCAACTGGCTGCCGGGCAACCGTCGCCCCTGGATCGCCGCGTTCCTGACCGCGATGACCGGCTCGCTCAACACGACGTACTTCTCGCCGCAGTCGGTGGGCATCCTGATGTCCCTGGTGATCCTCGTGCTGGCCGTCGGCCCGCTGCGACGCACCGCGGTGACCGCCGTCGACGGCGTCCGCTCGACGATCCTGCGGGCCCGCCGCGTCGGCCTGTCGCGGATCATCGCCATCACGCTGATCGGCATCGTGCTGGTCGTCACCCACCAGATCTCGCCGTACCTGACGGTCGCCGCACTCGTGACGCTCATCGTGTTCCGACTGCTCCGCCCCTGGTGGCTCCCCGTCGTGGTGCTCGTCCCCGCCGTCGGCTTCGCCCTGCTGAACGACGACATCCTCGGCAAGTTCCTGTCCCTGGGAGCCGTCGGCAAGGTGCTCGACAACGTGCAGCCGCCGTCGCACGACATGACGGTCCTGCCGAAGCCGCTCGTCACACGGCTCGCGTTCGACATCCCCGCGGCAGCCCTCGTGGTCCTCGGCCTCGTCGCCGTGATCACCGTGCTGATGCGCCGCGACCGCGTGCACTGGGGACTGCTGGCCACGGCGGCGAGCCCGATCTCGCTGCTCGTCGCGACGAACTACGGCCAGGAGGGCATCTTCCGCGTCGTGCTGTTCGCGACACCGTGGATCGCGATCCTGGCGGCGGGGCTCCCGATGCCCAGCGGCCGGCTGGCTCCCGTCGGTCGACTCGTCACCCGTGCGGTGCGACCCACGGCGGTCAAGGTCGTCATCGCTGCGGTCGCGGTCGCCGCGATGGTCGGGATCGGCGCGTTCGGTCAGACCGCCCTCGACTGGAACCGCGTCCCGACGCGCAGCCAGTCGGCGGCGACGCAGTTCTACGACGCGACCGCGCCGAAGGGCTCCATGATGCTGCTGACCGGTTCGGCGAACGCCGTCCCGAGCAACACCGGCGCACGCTACTTCGACGTCGGGGCGCTGTCCCGTGAGGTCCTCGGGGCGTACCCGGAGCCGGAGGGCTACGACGCCGAGGCCGACGTGTCCACGATGACCCGCCAGCTCGTCCTGGACTGGCCGGCGACGAAGTACTACGCACTGGTCGCCGAGCCCTTCGGCGCCTACGACGAGCGGTACGGGTACCAGACCGACGCCGACTACCAGGAGCTCGCGGCCGCGATGGCCGACTCGCCCTACTGGCAGCGCGTCTTCGGATCCGGCACCACCGCCGTCTACGAACTGACCCCGGCAGGACTCGCACATGCCACGAACTGA
- a CDS encoding glycosyltransferase family 2 protein, whose product MTTVAVVICAYTQQRWGDLQDSVESAKRQPEAPEVVVVIDHEPELLARAAARWPELRVVPNTEDRGLSGARNTGVALTDADVVAFLDDDATADPDWLGHMLTALEDPDVVGVGGRATPSWPTATGAGPYADELLWIVGCSYRGLPETPGDVRNVIGSSMAFRRDAIMLAGGFRSGIGRVGNQPLGCEETELCIRIAQARPGARIRHEPRSNVSHRVSPDRVTMRYLRRRSYYEGISKAVLSRRVGTGDSLASESTYLTKVIPGAVLRELRHIGRGGALRAFAIVLSVASTVTGYAVGRVLGGVVVRTPAPVPVAQPVGTR is encoded by the coding sequence GTGACGACCGTCGCGGTCGTCATCTGCGCCTACACCCAGCAGCGCTGGGGCGACCTGCAGGACAGCGTCGAGTCCGCCAAGCGCCAGCCCGAGGCCCCCGAGGTCGTCGTCGTGATCGACCACGAACCCGAGCTCCTCGCCCGCGCCGCGGCGCGCTGGCCCGAGCTCCGCGTCGTCCCGAACACCGAGGACCGCGGCCTGTCCGGCGCCCGCAACACGGGCGTCGCCCTCACCGACGCCGACGTCGTCGCGTTCCTGGACGACGACGCGACGGCCGACCCGGACTGGCTCGGCCACATGCTCACCGCCCTCGAGGACCCGGACGTCGTCGGCGTCGGCGGCCGGGCCACACCGTCCTGGCCCACCGCCACCGGTGCCGGCCCGTACGCCGACGAGCTCCTCTGGATCGTCGGCTGCTCCTACCGCGGCCTGCCCGAGACCCCCGGCGACGTGCGCAACGTCATCGGCTCGAGCATGGCGTTCCGCCGTGACGCGATCATGCTCGCCGGCGGGTTCCGCTCCGGCATCGGCCGCGTCGGCAACCAGCCGCTCGGCTGCGAGGAGACCGAACTCTGCATCCGCATCGCCCAGGCCCGTCCGGGTGCGCGCATCCGCCACGAACCGCGCTCGAACGTCTCGCACCGGGTCTCCCCGGACCGCGTGACGATGCGCTACCTGCGCCGGCGCAGCTACTACGAGGGCATCTCGAAGGCCGTCCTGAGCCGACGCGTCGGCACGGGTGACTCGCTCGCCAGCGAGTCGACGTACCTGACGAAGGTCATCCCCGGAGCGGTGCTGCGCGAACTGCGCCACATCGGTCGTGGCGGTGCCCTGCGTGCCTTCGCGATCGTGCTCTCCGTCGCGTCGACCGTCACGGGCTACGCCGTCGGGCGTGTCCTCGGTGGCGTCGTCGTCCGCACCCCGGCACCCGTCCCGGTCGCACAACCAGTGGGCACGCGGTGA
- a CDS encoding glycosyltransferase family 2 protein has translation MPARTVRPADPRVSVVIPARNEARNLEIILPKLPPVYEVILVDGNSVDDTIATAQRVMPDIRVVHQTRKGKGNALACGFEAVTGDVVVMFDADCSADPDEIPRFVQALVEGADVAKGTRYSLGGGSDDITIVRNMGNRGLNMLCNIILGTRYSDLCYGYNAFWADVLPEIGLLSSELPKPSDGSMLWGDGFEIETVLTCRWSAAELAITEVPSHEKLRVHGSSNLNAVTDGIRVLKSIMHERRRAAIGRSEVRRAAMSVVPPAEQLAAAPHAAAPHAAAPHVASAAAHASVHAAGHAPHGAPVAAVASLEEEVA, from the coding sequence ATGCCCGCACGTACCGTTCGCCCTGCAGACCCGAGGGTCTCCGTCGTCATCCCGGCGCGGAACGAGGCCCGAAACCTCGAGATCATCCTGCCGAAGCTCCCGCCGGTGTACGAGGTGATCCTGGTCGACGGCAACTCCGTCGACGACACCATCGCCACCGCGCAGCGTGTGATGCCCGACATCCGCGTCGTGCACCAGACCCGCAAGGGCAAGGGCAACGCCCTCGCCTGCGGGTTCGAGGCCGTCACCGGCGACGTCGTCGTCATGTTCGACGCCGACTGCTCCGCCGACCCGGACGAGATCCCGCGCTTCGTGCAGGCGCTCGTCGAGGGCGCCGACGTCGCGAAGGGCACCCGCTACTCGCTCGGCGGCGGCAGCGACGACATCACGATCGTCCGCAACATGGGCAACCGTGGCCTGAACATGCTCTGCAACATCATCCTCGGCACCCGCTACAGCGACCTCTGCTACGGCTACAACGCCTTCTGGGCGGACGTCCTGCCGGAGATCGGCCTGCTGTCCTCCGAGCTGCCGAAGCCGTCCGACGGCTCGATGCTCTGGGGCGACGGGTTCGAGATCGAGACCGTGCTCACCTGCCGCTGGTCGGCCGCCGAGCTCGCGATCACCGAGGTCCCCAGCCACGAGAAGCTCCGCGTGCACGGCTCGAGCAACCTGAACGCCGTGACCGACGGCATCCGGGTGCTGAAGTCGATCATGCACGAGCGTCGTCGCGCAGCGATCGGCCGTTCCGAGGTCCGTCGCGCCGCGATGAGCGTCGTGCCGCCGGCCGAGCAGCTGGCCGCCGCACCGCACGCCGCCGCACCGCACGCCGCCGCACCGCACGTCGCGTCGGCCGCAGCGCACGCCTCGGTCCACGCCGCCGGGCACGCCCCGCACGGCGCCCCCGTCGCCGCCGTGGCCAGCCTCGAGGAGGAAGTCGCGTGA
- a CDS encoding alpha/beta fold hydrolase — MTSADPLTTTEHWTHRAAIPLADDHSVLDRWDRVVALHGDAAALAGDGRPYTFTEADRAARDLASALGAELRPDDHSGAGVGAVAGGASKPVGVMAGQTTEAVVAILALVRAGRTVVVLDEHLPAVRLGHVAQLAGVDEIVADAARADLAATVVADRDGRVHALDELLERRGETAGSETAGGETAGSVTTGGETAGSETETHTPADAPGARPGGHDAFAIVFTSGSTGMPKGVVLTHRQQLANAEQDAVALGTGPGDRLGVVLPLSFAAGLLFSFDTLLSGGSVVLLEPRELGVERLLARFADNGVNVLVCTPHLLRSIVGSQTAPGAQASGAGPALGGLRFLMTTGEAVTGADIAAARPHLDPTTLLLNAFGSSETGCVAYCPVEPGTPVPEGVVPAGWPLPGKQVLVLREDGSPADPGETGELVIVSQGLTAGYWGAPEKTAERAGRTDDGTPTWHQGDLARIEPDGRLVLLGRSDDAVKVRGYLVEPSEVEAALRAIPEVHDAVVTAQVDPPAVTRLVAYVVGRPGQRTPAPAALRLALRDRLPEYMVPASIVPMTELPRNERGKVDRAELPGAPSIETEMVEGEYDQWELVVGQIWAEVLGLRGVHLDEDFSALGGDSLSAEEMLALVQSRLGIDLRSSDVLQHPTLRAFARRVRSGTTALPSHPDVVKVSGARESGRPPVFCFAGGGALALTFLPLSRYLPEHDVYAFQQHGLERRGMPDWSIQAGARRYVALMRIVQPRGPYLLVGHSLGGLIALEIARLLTESGEQVEHVALLDTYLPRTGAEGVRQQFGRLEPREHRNPAVRVVSQRLTGAVRRVMPSGMSWGEHVAKRARAYSAGVLRHGGQKDFDAFFDQAELVTRRHHPTPFHGRATYVLADANPDATGWSALLRGRTETVRIAAEHSSLLREPHVADLATALRAAFATEGAARN; from the coding sequence GTGACCTCCGCCGACCCGCTGACGACAACCGAGCACTGGACCCACCGAGCCGCGATCCCGCTGGCCGACGACCACTCCGTGCTGGACCGCTGGGACCGTGTGGTCGCGCTCCACGGCGACGCCGCTGCGCTCGCAGGTGACGGCCGTCCCTACACGTTCACCGAGGCGGACCGGGCGGCGCGCGACCTCGCGTCGGCGCTCGGGGCCGAGCTCCGACCCGACGACCACAGTGGTGCGGGTGTCGGCGCCGTGGCCGGTGGCGCGTCGAAGCCGGTCGGCGTCATGGCCGGCCAGACCACCGAGGCCGTCGTCGCGATCCTGGCGCTCGTCCGCGCGGGGCGCACCGTGGTGGTGCTCGACGAGCACTTGCCAGCGGTCCGCCTCGGGCACGTCGCGCAGCTCGCCGGGGTCGACGAGATCGTGGCGGACGCCGCGCGCGCCGACCTGGCGGCGACCGTCGTCGCCGACCGGGACGGCCGGGTGCACGCACTCGACGAGCTGCTCGAACGCCGCGGCGAGACAGCGGGCAGCGAGACTGCCGGCGGCGAGACAGCGGGCAGCGTGACAACCGGCGGCGAGACCGCGGGCAGCGAAACGGAGACGCACACACCGGCCGACGCGCCCGGCGCCCGTCCGGGCGGCCACGACGCGTTCGCGATCGTGTTCACCTCCGGCTCGACGGGCATGCCGAAGGGCGTCGTCCTGACGCACCGGCAGCAGCTCGCGAACGCCGAGCAAGACGCCGTCGCCCTCGGCACCGGACCCGGTGACCGCCTCGGCGTGGTCCTGCCGCTGTCGTTCGCCGCCGGGCTGCTGTTCTCGTTCGACACCCTGCTGAGCGGCGGCAGCGTCGTGCTCCTCGAACCCCGCGAGCTCGGGGTCGAACGCCTGCTCGCACGGTTCGCCGACAACGGTGTGAACGTCCTCGTCTGCACCCCGCACCTGCTGCGCTCGATCGTCGGCTCGCAGACGGCTCCCGGGGCGCAGGCGTCCGGGGCGGGCCCCGCGCTCGGCGGCCTCCGCTTCCTGATGACCACCGGCGAGGCGGTGACCGGTGCCGACATCGCCGCCGCCCGACCGCACCTCGACCCGACGACGCTGCTGCTGAACGCCTTCGGGTCGAGCGAGACCGGCTGCGTGGCGTACTGCCCCGTGGAGCCCGGTACCCCGGTGCCCGAGGGCGTCGTTCCCGCGGGGTGGCCGCTGCCCGGCAAACAGGTGCTCGTGCTGCGCGAGGACGGCAGCCCCGCCGACCCGGGGGAGACCGGCGAACTCGTCATCGTCTCCCAGGGCCTGACCGCCGGGTACTGGGGTGCCCCGGAGAAGACCGCCGAGCGCGCCGGACGCACCGACGACGGCACGCCGACCTGGCACCAGGGCGACCTCGCCCGGATCGAGCCCGACGGCCGGCTCGTGCTGCTCGGACGCTCCGACGACGCCGTCAAGGTCCGCGGGTACCTCGTGGAACCGAGCGAGGTCGAGGCGGCGCTCCGCGCGATCCCCGAGGTGCACGACGCCGTCGTCACCGCGCAGGTCGACCCGCCCGCCGTCACCCGTCTCGTCGCGTACGTCGTCGGCCGTCCGGGCCAGCGCACGCCCGCGCCCGCGGCCCTGCGCCTGGCCCTGCGGGACCGCCTGCCGGAGTACATGGTGCCGGCGTCGATCGTGCCGATGACCGAGCTGCCGCGGAACGAACGCGGCAAGGTCGACCGGGCCGAGCTGCCGGGTGCACCGAGCATCGAGACCGAGATGGTCGAGGGCGAGTACGACCAGTGGGAGCTCGTGGTCGGGCAGATCTGGGCCGAGGTGCTGGGCCTGCGCGGCGTCCACCTCGACGAGGACTTCTCGGCCCTCGGCGGCGACTCGTTGTCGGCGGAGGAGATGCTCGCGCTCGTGCAGAGCCGTCTCGGCATCGACCTGCGCTCGTCGGACGTCCTGCAGCACCCCACGCTCCGGGCGTTCGCCCGCCGGGTGCGGAGCGGCACGACGGCGCTGCCGAGCCACCCCGACGTCGTCAAGGTGTCCGGCGCGCGCGAGTCCGGCCGTCCGCCGGTGTTCTGCTTCGCCGGCGGTGGAGCGCTCGCCCTGACGTTCCTGCCGTTGTCCCGCTACCTGCCCGAGCACGACGTGTACGCGTTCCAGCAGCACGGCCTCGAGCGTCGGGGCATGCCGGACTGGAGCATCCAGGCCGGCGCCCGCCGGTACGTCGCCCTGATGCGCATCGTGCAGCCACGCGGACCGTACCTGCTGGTCGGCCACTCGCTCGGCGGGCTGATCGCGCTCGAGATCGCCCGGCTGCTCACCGAGAGCGGCGAGCAGGTCGAGCACGTCGCGTTGCTGGACACCTACCTGCCGCGGACCGGGGCCGAGGGGGTCCGGCAGCAGTTCGGGCGGCTCGAGCCCCGCGAACACCGCAACCCCGCCGTCCGTGTCGTCAGCCAGCGCCTCACCGGGGCCGTCCGACGGGTCATGCCGTCCGGCATGTCGTGGGGCGAGCACGTCGCGAAGCGCGCGCGGGCCTACAGCGCTGGTGTGCTGCGGCACGGCGGGCAGAAGGACTTCGACGCCTTCTTCGACCAGGCCGAGCTCGTCACCCGGCGGCACCACCCGACGCCGTTCCACGGACGGGCGACGTACGTACTCGCCGATGCGAACCCGGACGCGACCGGCTGGTCCGCGCTGCTGCGCGGGCGGACCGAGACCGTGCGGATCGCGGCCGAGCACAGCTCGCTGCTGCGGGAACCGCACGTGGCCGACCTCGCGACGGCGCTGCGTGCGGCGTTCGCGACCGAGGGCGCGGCCCGGAACTGA